A window of the Haloarcula litorea genome harbors these coding sequences:
- a CDS encoding YeaH/YhbH family protein, whose translation MGLRDDLERYREVGEERRQDLAEFIQYGDLGQSRDDEVRVPIKIVDLPEFAYDQRDQGGVGQGEGAEPGDPVGQPQPQPGDGDGDEDGEPGEEGGEHEYYEMDPEEFAEELDEQLGLDLDPKGKKVVEETEGDFTDITRTGPSSTLDFERLFKKGLKRKLAMDFDEDYVREALKIDGWGPATVFEWAREQNIPVSKSWIADAYEDVPDEEKTTWASVEEMEANVEQVDTPTRIRRDGVDEIPFRREDERYRYPEIVEEREKNVVVVNIRDVSGSMRQKKRELVERTFTPLDWYLQGKYDNAEFVYIAHDADAWEVDRDEFFGIRSGGGTRISSAYELAAAVLEEDYPWSEWNRYVFAAGDSENSSNDTEEKVVPLMEQIPANLHAYVETQPSGNAINATHAEEVERAFRDSDDVAVAYVSSPEDVVDAIYEILSTEEEG comes from the coding sequence ATGGGACTGAGAGACGACCTCGAACGGTACCGCGAAGTTGGCGAGGAGCGCCGGCAGGACCTCGCCGAGTTCATCCAGTACGGCGATCTGGGTCAGTCCCGGGACGACGAGGTCCGGGTCCCGATCAAGATCGTCGACCTCCCGGAGTTCGCCTACGACCAGCGCGACCAGGGCGGCGTCGGACAGGGGGAAGGAGCCGAGCCCGGCGATCCGGTCGGCCAGCCTCAGCCCCAGCCCGGCGACGGTGACGGCGACGAGGACGGCGAGCCCGGCGAGGAGGGCGGCGAACACGAGTACTACGAGATGGACCCCGAGGAGTTCGCCGAGGAACTCGACGAGCAGCTCGGGCTGGACCTCGATCCGAAGGGCAAGAAGGTCGTCGAGGAGACCGAGGGGGACTTCACCGACATCACCCGGACGGGGCCGTCCTCGACGCTGGACTTCGAGCGCCTGTTCAAGAAGGGGCTGAAGCGCAAGCTCGCGATGGACTTCGACGAGGACTACGTCCGCGAGGCCCTGAAGATCGACGGCTGGGGACCGGCGACGGTCTTCGAGTGGGCCCGCGAGCAGAACATCCCCGTCTCGAAATCGTGGATCGCCGACGCCTACGAGGACGTCCCGGACGAGGAGAAGACGACGTGGGCGAGCGTCGAGGAGATGGAGGCCAACGTCGAGCAGGTCGACACGCCCACGCGCATCCGCCGGGACGGCGTCGACGAGATCCCCTTCCGTCGGGAGGACGAGCGCTACCGCTACCCGGAGATCGTCGAGGAGCGCGAGAAGAACGTCGTCGTCGTGAACATCCGCGACGTCTCGGGGTCGATGCGACAGAAGAAGCGGGAACTCGTCGAGCGGACGTTCACGCCGCTGGACTGGTACCTCCAGGGCAAGTACGACAACGCGGAGTTCGTCTACATCGCCCACGACGCCGACGCCTGGGAGGTCGACCGCGACGAGTTCTTCGGCATCCGCTCGGGCGGCGGGACCCGCATCTCCAGCGCGTACGAACTCGCCGCCGCCGTGTTAGAGGAGGATTACCCCTGGAGCGAGTGGAACCGCTACGTGTTCGCGGCCGGCGACTCGGAGAACTCCAGCAACGACACCGAGGAGAAGGTCGTCCCGCTGATGGAGCAGATCCCGGCGAACCTCCACGCCTACGTGGAGACCCAGCCCAGCGGCAACGCCATCAACGCGACCCACGCCGAGGAGGTCGAGCGGGCGTTCCGCGACAGCGACGACGTGGCGGTGGCGTACGTCTCCTCGCCGGAGGACGTCGTCGACGCCATCTACGAGATACTCAGCACGGAGGAAGAGGGATGA
- a CDS encoding SpoVR family protein, which translates to MTTHDRFAKQRIADDLAEPVTEAGNLARKLGLTPYPVNYWIVDYDEMNELIAYGGFQKRYPHWRWGMQYDRQQKQGQFLGGKAFEIVNNDDPAHAFLQESNTLADQKAVITHVEAHADFFANNEWFGLFTDGTPLAAESGDESGRSRGPDAAGMLARHSDVVREYMQDPDIEREDVERFIDHVLCLEDNIDQHEPYSPVETVEDHLDDIEGADVAEQLDELELSDEVKRQVFDDEWLDAQADDEDGVSFPADPEKDVLGFLRKHGMAYDEDAGKAVEMTDWQKDVLELLRREAYYFAPQKMTKVMNEGWAAYWESLMMTRENFAGDDEFVLYADHMARVLGAPGLNPYKLGLELWEYVENTENRREVVERLLRVEGVSWRNFHEVVDFEAVQEHLEPPAWLADVAGYLDELDPEDSRVDADALAAARDGEFDAGTYPWKVLTYEGLCERHYSLVQPQNRGFVSRISQSELERVSRYMFDHDRYDSVAEALADVDHTRGWDRMREIRESHNDVTFLDEFLTQEFVDDNDYFTYEYTHASGDYRVTSTDHEDVKKKLMLQFTNFGKPTVVVEDGNYDNRNELLLAHQYNGVMLDVEQAADVLERVFELWGRPVNLLTIVKEFDDHDVEVAKRRDSEPEPEEVGKRLRYDGEEITVEDVPWSEVEHLAATDVDYNTKPDEWLA; encoded by the coding sequence ATGACCACTCACGACAGATTCGCCAAGCAACGGATCGCCGACGACCTGGCGGAACCGGTCACCGAGGCCGGCAACCTCGCCCGCAAACTCGGGCTGACGCCCTACCCGGTCAACTACTGGATCGTCGACTACGACGAGATGAACGAGCTCATCGCCTACGGCGGGTTCCAGAAGCGCTACCCGCACTGGCGGTGGGGGATGCAGTACGACCGCCAGCAGAAGCAGGGGCAGTTCCTCGGCGGGAAGGCCTTCGAGATCGTCAACAACGACGACCCCGCCCACGCGTTCCTCCAGGAGTCCAACACCCTGGCCGACCAGAAGGCGGTCATCACCCACGTCGAGGCCCACGCCGACTTCTTCGCCAACAACGAGTGGTTCGGGCTGTTCACCGACGGGACGCCGCTGGCCGCCGAGAGCGGCGACGAGAGCGGCCGTTCACGGGGTCCCGACGCCGCCGGGATGCTCGCGCGCCACAGCGACGTCGTCAGGGAGTACATGCAAGACCCGGACATCGAGCGCGAGGACGTCGAGCGGTTCATCGACCACGTCCTCTGTCTGGAGGACAACATCGACCAGCACGAGCCGTACAGCCCGGTGGAGACGGTCGAGGACCACCTCGACGACATCGAGGGCGCGGACGTCGCCGAACAGCTGGACGAACTGGAGCTCTCGGACGAGGTCAAGCGGCAGGTGTTCGACGACGAGTGGCTCGACGCCCAGGCCGACGACGAGGACGGCGTCTCCTTCCCCGCCGACCCGGAGAAGGACGTGCTGGGGTTCCTCCGGAAACACGGGATGGCCTACGACGAGGACGCCGGGAAGGCCGTCGAGATGACCGACTGGCAGAAGGACGTGCTCGAACTGCTGCGCCGGGAGGCGTACTACTTCGCCCCCCAGAAGATGACGAAGGTGATGAACGAGGGGTGGGCCGCCTACTGGGAGTCGCTGATGATGACCCGCGAGAACTTCGCGGGCGACGACGAGTTCGTCCTCTACGCCGACCACATGGCCCGCGTCCTCGGTGCGCCCGGCCTCAATCCGTACAAGCTCGGCCTCGAGCTCTGGGAGTACGTCGAGAACACGGAGAACCGCCGGGAGGTCGTCGAGCGCCTGCTGCGCGTCGAGGGGGTCTCGTGGCGGAACTTCCACGAGGTGGTCGACTTCGAGGCCGTGCAGGAGCACCTCGAACCGCCGGCGTGGCTCGCCGACGTGGCCGGTTACCTCGACGAACTCGATCCCGAGGACTCGCGGGTCGACGCCGACGCGCTCGCGGCCGCCCGGGACGGCGAGTTCGACGCCGGCACGTACCCCTGGAAGGTCCTGACCTACGAGGGGCTCTGTGAGCGCCACTACTCGCTGGTCCAGCCACAGAACCGCGGGTTCGTCTCACGGATCAGCCAGTCGGAACTCGAGCGCGTGTCGCGGTACATGTTCGACCACGACCGCTACGACAGCGTGGCCGAGGCGCTGGCGGACGTCGACCACACCCGCGGCTGGGATCGGATGCGCGAGATCCGCGAGAGCCACAACGACGTCACCTTCCTCGACGAGTTCCTCACCCAGGAGTTCGTCGACGACAACGACTACTTCACCTACGAGTACACCCACGCCTCCGGCGACTACCGCGTGACCTCGACGGACCACGAAGACGTCAAGAAGAAGCTGATGTTGCAGTTCACGAACTTCGGCAAACCCACCGTCGTCGTCGAGGACGGGAACTACGACAACCGCAACGAACTGCTGCTGGCCCACCAGTACAACGGCGTGATGCTGGACGTCGAGCAGGCCGCCGACGTGCTGGAGCGGGTGTTCGAGCTCTGGGGCCGGCCGGTGAATCTGCTGACCATCGTCAAGGAGTTCGACGACCACGACGTCGAGGTCGCGAAGCGCCGCGACAGCGAGCCCGAACCCGAGGAGGTGGGCAAGCGCCTGCGCTACGACGGCGAGGAGATCACTGTCGAGGACGTCCCCTGGAGCGAGGTCGAACACCTCGCGGCGACGGACGTCGACTACAACACCAAGCCAGACGAGTGGCTGGCCTGA
- a CDS encoding PQQ-binding-like beta-propeller repeat protein yields the protein MPSRRAFLAAAATAAVAGCTESGDGGGGTATPDGATPPTERTDSSTPATDTDTGGRADAEHLAWARSLSGPVTDRPTVADGSVYAGTEAGTLVGVDAATGDRRWQYDTGEAVRGSPTVADGAVVAVAGSQELHASQSVHAVEADSGRRRWRFAPQSWWLDILGVHDGTAYVATTDDHLQASGQTLYAVALADGSTEWSVEIGDNSGGLVTDDRVYVPTHGAVDAVGHDGTRDWRYEVPEYQFRTLSVLGDTVALVSASDPREPVVHGLDRTTGEQRWTFDDWRALTTQAVGDQLLVGGERIASLDPATGEPRWTADVQATLYDAPVADGTLYVGSRTAAAISLSDGGVEWTTPVDAYVARPTGLLDDQVVFRRSESQEDRNRHVLALDAASGERAWSYAGEAELTRFAMGAERVYAGEASTLLSVTP from the coding sequence ATGCCCTCCAGACGCGCGTTCCTCGCGGCCGCGGCGACGGCGGCGGTCGCGGGCTGTACCGAGTCCGGTGACGGGGGTGGCGGGACGGCCACTCCCGACGGAGCCACGCCACCGACGGAGCGGACCGACTCTTCGACGCCCGCGACAGACACGGACACCGGCGGTAGAGCGGACGCCGAACACCTCGCGTGGGCGCGGTCGCTGTCGGGGCCGGTGACCGACCGGCCGACGGTCGCCGACGGGAGCGTCTACGCCGGCACGGAGGCCGGTACCCTCGTCGGCGTCGACGCGGCGACGGGCGACCGACGGTGGCAGTACGACACCGGGGAAGCGGTCCGCGGGTCGCCGACGGTCGCGGACGGCGCGGTCGTCGCCGTCGCCGGGAGCCAGGAACTCCACGCCAGCCAGTCCGTCCACGCGGTCGAGGCCGACAGCGGCCGGCGGCGCTGGCGGTTCGCACCGCAGTCCTGGTGGCTCGATATTCTGGGCGTCCACGACGGGACCGCCTACGTCGCCACGACGGACGACCACCTCCAGGCGTCCGGACAGACGCTGTACGCGGTCGCGCTGGCCGACGGATCGACGGAGTGGTCCGTCGAGATCGGCGACAACAGCGGGGGGCTGGTCACCGACGACCGGGTCTACGTCCCGACCCACGGTGCCGTCGACGCGGTCGGCCACGACGGCACCCGCGACTGGCGCTACGAGGTCCCGGAGTACCAGTTCCGCACGCTGTCTGTCCTCGGCGACACCGTCGCGCTCGTGAGCGCGAGCGACCCGCGGGAGCCCGTCGTCCACGGCCTGGACCGGACCACCGGCGAGCAGCGCTGGACCTTCGACGACTGGCGTGCGCTGACGACCCAGGCCGTCGGCGACCAGTTGCTGGTCGGCGGGGAGCGGATCGCCAGCCTCGACCCCGCGACAGGCGAGCCCCGCTGGACCGCCGACGTGCAGGCGACGCTGTACGACGCGCCGGTCGCCGACGGGACGCTGTACGTCGGCAGTCGGACTGCCGCTGCGATCTCGCTCTCGGACGGCGGCGTCGAGTGGACGACGCCCGTCGACGCCTACGTCGCCCGCCCGACCGGCCTCCTCGACGACCAGGTCGTGTTCCGGCGCTCGGAGAGCCAGGAGGACCGGAACCGCCACGTCCTCGCGCTCGACGCCGCCTCCGGAGAGCGGGCGTGGTCCTACGCCGGCGAGGCCGAACTGACGCGGTTCGCGATGGGGGCCGAGCGCGTCTACGCGGGCGAGGCGTCGACCCTGCTCTCGGTGACGCCCTGA
- the hisD gene encoding histidinol dehydrogenase, with translation MNVRTVADLGPDERAALFDRDAGVEAVREDARDIVAQVRDEGDAALRRFASEFDDVEVGNVEITDAAERAYEEIDDDVRTAIEDAAENVRAFHERQVPEDWRADFEGRELGRRYRPLSSAGVYAPGGTAAYPSSALMGVLPAKVAGVDHVAVATPPAEEVNPVTLAAIHVAGADAVYQVGGAQAVAALAYGTETVTATDIVVGPGNRWVTAAKAEVRGDVAIDFLAGPSEVLVVADGAADPDLVAADLVAQAEHDENASVVAVTDDEATAEAVAAAVEEQAEGREREAIVRAALDNDASGVFHARSMSEAVLFAEEYAAEHLSIQAADDEALLDRIDSAGSVFLGPYSPVAAGDYAAGPNHVLPTGGSARVTGGLSVDTFLRSTTVQRLSEESLADIGETITTLAEAEGLEAHAESVRKRFD, from the coding sequence ATGAACGTCCGCACTGTCGCCGACCTCGGCCCCGACGAGCGCGCGGCCCTGTTCGACCGCGACGCGGGTGTCGAGGCGGTCCGCGAGGACGCCCGCGACATCGTCGCACAGGTCCGCGACGAGGGCGACGCCGCGCTCCGCCGGTTCGCCAGCGAGTTCGACGACGTCGAGGTGGGCAACGTCGAGATCACCGACGCGGCCGAACGCGCGTACGAGGAGATCGACGACGACGTCCGGACGGCGATCGAGGACGCCGCCGAGAACGTCCGCGCGTTCCACGAGCGCCAGGTCCCCGAGGACTGGCGCGCTGACTTCGAGGGCCGGGAGCTGGGGCGGCGCTACCGACCGCTCTCCAGCGCCGGCGTCTACGCGCCCGGCGGCACGGCCGCCTACCCCTCCAGCGCGCTGATGGGCGTGCTCCCGGCGAAGGTGGCCGGCGTCGACCACGTCGCCGTCGCCACGCCGCCCGCCGAAGAGGTCAACCCCGTGACGCTGGCGGCGATCCACGTCGCCGGGGCCGACGCCGTCTACCAGGTCGGCGGCGCACAGGCCGTCGCCGCGCTGGCGTACGGCACCGAGACGGTGACGGCGACGGACATCGTCGTCGGGCCGGGGAACCGGTGGGTCACGGCGGCGAAGGCCGAGGTCCGGGGCGACGTGGCGATCGACTTCCTCGCCGGCCCGTCTGAGGTGCTGGTCGTCGCCGACGGCGCGGCCGACCCCGACCTCGTCGCGGCCGACCTCGTCGCACAGGCCGAACACGACGAGAACGCCTCCGTCGTGGCCGTGACCGACGACGAGGCGACGGCCGAGGCCGTCGCGGCGGCGGTCGAGGAGCAGGCAGAGGGCCGCGAGCGCGAGGCGATCGTCCGCGCGGCGCTGGACAACGACGCCTCCGGCGTCTTCCACGCCCGGTCGATGAGCGAGGCGGTGCTGTTCGCCGAGGAGTACGCCGCCGAACACCTCTCGATCCAGGCCGCGGACGACGAGGCCCTGCTGGACCGCATCGACTCCGCGGGTTCGGTGTTCCTCGGTCCGTACAGTCCCGTCGCGGCCGGCGACTACGCCGCGGGGCCGAACCACGTCCTCCCCACCGGCGGGAGCGCCCGCGTCACCGGCGGCCTGTCGGTGGACACGTTCCTCCGCTCGACGACGGTCCAGCGGCTCTCCGAGGAGTCCCTGGCGGACATCGGGGAGACGATCACGACGCTCGCCGAGGCCGAGGGCCTGGAGGCCCACGCGGAGAGCGTGCGCAAGCGGTTCGACTAG
- a CDS encoding DUF6789 family protein has translation MTDRAVVQGTLLALLAGGLLVLWLRSRRAVRAESDGGYTTREEIAFEVDRLQSQLYRWLTTTNHRDIGVLYIVFGTAAGLWGGTDAMMLRTELLTPPADIWTPETYNALFTTHGLTMLIFFVLPVFFGIGNYFVPLLIGADDMAFPRVNAIGFWLLPPALLLARMGLLVQVGGQVLSLFLPEDAIRFFLTVREVSVGWTLYAPLSVQQPNPQIDLLLLGLHLSGIATTVGAINFIVTIAYERADAVSWGDLDIFSWNMLVTSGLALFAFPLLGSALVMLLLDRNLGTAFFATGGGGPILWQHLFWFWGHPEVYILFLPATGLMSTVLPKFVGRKLFGYKFIVYSTLGLGVLSFGVWAHHMFTSGVDPRLKASFMAISIAIAVPSAIKVFNWLTTMWDGEIDTSAPFILCAGSIGTFIVGGVTGVFLAVVPIDILYHGTYYVVGHFHLIVVGIIPFMMMAAGYYWYPLMTGRWYDRRLAKFQSGLVIFGSTVTFMTLLVIGGLGLPRRQAIYPPEYQVANQIATVGAYVIGLSALLWLYNMVASYWRGDVVRTTDPWDLKATNQFTREWQWFEERMIEKYDLEPATPESTRRAYAPELEPIGMLGGVGSVVENVYRNAGRAAVGGFVGTVLMAGGLGTAVVVDVLDPASFGEIAELVGLGPDPLLGTLLFLVGGTVTWPLLFLAFSDYLPGQLMFETGLVFATLISTGFAVAFYTGQAGLALVGYLGFVLVAHWAYGLGLTVTFQYLRSRGPREGRR, from the coding sequence ATGACGGACCGCGCGGTCGTCCAGGGGACGCTGCTGGCGCTGTTGGCCGGCGGCCTCCTGGTGCTGTGGCTCCGCTCCCGGCGGGCCGTCCGGGCGGAGAGCGACGGCGGGTACACCACTCGCGAGGAGATCGCCTTCGAGGTCGACAGACTCCAGTCACAGCTCTATCGGTGGCTGACGACCACGAACCACCGTGACATCGGCGTCCTCTACATCGTCTTCGGGACCGCGGCCGGGCTGTGGGGCGGCACGGACGCGATGATGCTGCGGACGGAGCTGCTGACGCCGCCGGCCGACATCTGGACGCCGGAGACGTACAACGCCCTGTTCACGACCCACGGGCTGACGATGCTCATCTTCTTCGTGCTGCCGGTCTTCTTCGGCATCGGGAACTACTTCGTCCCGCTGCTGATCGGAGCCGACGACATGGCCTTCCCGCGGGTCAACGCCATCGGCTTCTGGCTGCTGCCGCCGGCGCTCCTGTTGGCCCGGATGGGACTCCTCGTCCAGGTGGGCGGCCAGGTGCTGAGCCTGTTCCTGCCCGAGGACGCCATCCGGTTCTTCCTGACCGTCCGCGAGGTCAGCGTCGGGTGGACGCTGTACGCGCCCCTGTCGGTCCAGCAGCCCAACCCACAGATCGACCTGCTCCTGCTGGGACTGCACCTCAGCGGCATCGCGACCACCGTCGGCGCGATCAACTTCATCGTCACCATCGCCTACGAGCGGGCCGACGCCGTCTCCTGGGGCGACCTCGACATCTTCTCGTGGAACATGCTGGTGACGAGCGGGCTGGCGCTGTTCGCGTTCCCGCTGCTCGGGAGCGCGCTGGTGATGCTGCTGCTCGACCGGAACCTCGGCACCGCGTTCTTCGCGACGGGCGGGGGCGGTCCCATCCTCTGGCAGCACCTGTTCTGGTTCTGGGGCCACCCGGAGGTGTACATCCTGTTCCTGCCGGCGACGGGACTGATGAGCACCGTGCTGCCGAAGTTCGTCGGCCGCAAGCTGTTCGGCTACAAGTTCATCGTCTACTCGACGCTGGGACTGGGGGTCCTCTCCTTTGGCGTCTGGGCACACCACATGTTCACGAGCGGCGTCGACCCGCGCCTGAAGGCGTCGTTCATGGCGATCTCCATCGCCATCGCGGTGCCGAGCGCGATCAAGGTGTTCAACTGGCTGACGACGATGTGGGACGGCGAGATCGACACCTCCGCGCCCTTCATCCTCTGTGCTGGCAGCATCGGGACGTTCATCGTCGGCGGCGTCACCGGCGTCTTCCTCGCGGTCGTCCCCATCGACATCCTCTACCACGGTACCTACTACGTCGTCGGCCACTTCCACCTCATCGTCGTCGGCATCATCCCGTTTATGATGATGGCCGCCGGGTACTACTGGTACCCGCTGATGACCGGCCGGTGGTACGACCGGCGGCTGGCGAAGTTCCAGTCGGGACTCGTCATCTTCGGCTCGACGGTGACCTTTATGACGCTGCTCGTCATCGGCGGCCTCGGGCTCCCGCGGCGGCAGGCTATCTACCCGCCGGAGTACCAGGTCGCGAACCAGATCGCCACCGTCGGGGCCTACGTCATCGGTCTGAGCGCGCTGCTGTGGCTCTACAACATGGTCGCGTCGTACTGGCGCGGCGACGTGGTCCGGACGACCGATCCCTGGGACCTCAAGGCGACGAACCAGTTCACCCGCGAGTGGCAGTGGTTCGAGGAGCGGATGATCGAGAAGTACGACCTCGAACCGGCGACGCCGGAGTCGACCCGACGGGCCTACGCGCCGGAACTGGAGCCCATCGGGATGCTGGGCGGCGTCGGCAGCGTCGTCGAGAACGTCTACCGGAACGCCGGCCGTGCGGCCGTCGGCGGCTTCGTCGGGACGGTGCTGATGGCCGGCGGGCTCGGCACCGCGGTCGTCGTCGACGTCCTCGATCCCGCCTCCTTCGGCGAGATCGCGGAGCTGGTCGGTCTCGGCCCGGACCCGCTGCTCGGCACGCTGCTGTTCCTCGTCGGCGGCACCGTGACCTGGCCGCTGCTGTTCCTCGCGTTCTCGGACTACCTCCCCGGGCAGCTGATGTTCGAGACGGGGCTGGTGTTCGCGACGCTCATCTCGACGGGGTTCGCCGTCGCCTTCTACACCGGGCAGGCCGGTCTCGCGCTGGTGGGCTACCTCGGGTTCGTCCTCGTGGCTCACTGGGCGTACGGGCTCGGACTGACGGTGACGTTCCAGTACCTCCGCTCGCGGGGACCACGGGAGGGGCGGCGCTGA
- a CDS encoding cytochrome c oxidase subunit 3 — MAEVTETDTPPEAADHGGEEHAHESRWPLPAALGAGALYLGAGLYFVGLDLVPALLPAVLVGVGVFGLVGGLAGWTYEAFVADALESRGTARDDVYAAGMVLFLVSDVATFSAGFVYYAFVRVGAWPPEHLPPVLGSLVVVNTALLVASSITLHYGHEALEAGNRRRFLGLLGATVALGVVFLGGQMFEYYELLVAEEFTLASGVYGSAFFGLTGLHGLHVALGVVLLGLAFGRALRGEYAPERDTGIRTASLYWHFVDGVWLFLVVVLYVGATLGAS; from the coding sequence ATGGCAGAGGTGACGGAGACGGACACGCCCCCGGAGGCGGCCGACCACGGCGGCGAGGAGCACGCGCACGAGAGTCGCTGGCCGCTGCCCGCCGCGCTCGGGGCCGGAGCGCTGTACCTCGGCGCGGGGCTCTACTTCGTCGGGCTGGACCTCGTCCCCGCGCTGCTCCCGGCCGTGCTCGTCGGCGTCGGCGTCTTCGGACTCGTCGGCGGGCTGGCCGGCTGGACCTACGAGGCGTTCGTCGCCGACGCCCTCGAATCCCGCGGGACCGCGCGCGACGACGTCTACGCCGCCGGGATGGTCCTCTTTCTCGTCTCCGACGTGGCGACGTTCTCCGCGGGGTTCGTCTACTACGCGTTCGTCCGCGTCGGCGCGTGGCCGCCCGAGCACCTGCCGCCGGTGCTGGGCTCGCTCGTCGTCGTCAACACCGCCCTGCTGGTCGCCAGCAGCATCACGCTGCACTACGGTCACGAGGCGCTGGAGGCGGGGAACCGCCGGCGCTTCCTCGGCCTCCTCGGCGCGACGGTCGCGCTCGGCGTCGTCTTCCTCGGCGGCCAGATGTTCGAGTACTACGAACTGCTGGTCGCCGAGGAGTTCACCCTCGCAAGCGGCGTGTACGGGAGCGCCTTCTTCGGGCTGACGGGACTGCACGGCCTGCACGTCGCGCTGGGCGTCGTCCTGCTCGGGCTCGCGTTCGGGCGGGCGCTGCGGGGCGAGTACGCTCCGGAGCGCGACACCGGCATCCGGACGGCGTCGCTGTACTGGCACTTCGTCGACGGGGTCTGGCTCTTCCTCGTCGTGGTGCTGTACGTCGGCGCGACGCTGGGCGCGAGCTAA
- a CDS encoding sensor histidine kinase, translated as MTRPPVLAVTEDSPEELGTADRPDLVVDDSPGHALLRLCRDPFAGLLVDDEIRDGRGVDIARAARQLFPELPVVVRDRTTEPASLSEPLAVAPSDETLAERLSAVLGDGETDAARSATPVESVFLSLFEQFPVHLFVKDDEARHVLTNHQHIDPTPVLGRRDDRVEDDESDVFRQAIAEDDERVVESGEPLTGIEEYSRKLDSHLVSAKVPWFGPDGEIAGLVGMTRDVTEWRHQEQRLRRSNERLRKVALKAAHEMRNELQVATGRLDCLDAEHPYLDDVAASHDRLSAIVDDVVDLTTGVTDECDASELRLSAIARDAWRTTATSAASLTIAGDAVLVGDPDSTRLLFETLYENALEHGGPTVGVTVGDTADGFYVADDGSGIDADPVSQVVEAGFTTVPENAGLGLYVARSIADDHGWTLSVGDGEAGGARVELTGVEVVLN; from the coding sequence ATGACCCGGCCGCCGGTTCTCGCCGTCACCGAAGACAGTCCCGAGGAGCTGGGGACCGCCGACCGTCCCGACCTGGTCGTCGACGATTCCCCGGGCCACGCCCTCCTCCGCCTCTGTCGGGACCCGTTCGCGGGACTGCTGGTCGACGACGAGATCCGCGACGGGCGCGGTGTCGACATCGCCCGGGCGGCGCGACAGCTGTTTCCGGAGCTCCCGGTCGTCGTCCGCGACCGGACGACCGAGCCGGCCTCGCTGTCGGAGCCGCTCGCCGTCGCGCCGTCGGACGAGACGCTCGCGGAGCGGCTGAGCGCCGTCCTCGGCGACGGCGAGACGGACGCCGCCCGGAGCGCGACGCCGGTCGAGTCGGTCTTCCTCTCGCTGTTCGAGCAGTTCCCCGTCCACCTGTTCGTCAAGGACGACGAGGCCAGGCACGTCCTCACCAATCACCAGCACATCGACCCGACGCCGGTGCTGGGCCGGCGCGACGACCGCGTCGAGGACGACGAGTCGGACGTGTTCCGACAGGCCATCGCGGAGGACGACGAACGCGTCGTCGAGTCGGGCGAGCCGCTGACCGGCATCGAGGAGTACTCCCGGAAACTCGACAGCCACCTCGTCTCGGCGAAGGTACCGTGGTTCGGTCCCGACGGCGAGATCGCCGGCCTCGTCGGAATGACCAGAGACGTCACCGAGTGGCGGCACCAGGAACAGCGACTCCGGCGGTCCAACGAACGGCTGCGGAAGGTCGCGCTGAAGGCCGCCCACGAGATGCGAAACGAACTGCAGGTCGCGACGGGTCGGCTGGACTGTCTCGACGCCGAGCACCCCTACCTGGACGACGTCGCAGCGTCGCACGACCGTCTCAGTGCCATCGTCGACGACGTGGTCGACCTGACCACCGGCGTGACCGACGAGTGTGACGCGTCGGAACTGCGCCTGTCCGCGATCGCCCGGGACGCCTGGCGGACGACGGCGACGAGCGCGGCCTCGCTGACGATCGCGGGCGACGCCGTGCTCGTCGGCGATCCCGACAGCACGCGGCTGCTGTTCGAGACGCTGTACGAGAACGCGCTCGAACACGGCGGCCCGACCGTCGGCGTCACCGTCGGTGACACGGCCGACGGGTTCTACGTCGCCGACGACGGTTCGGGGATCGACGCCGATCCGGTCTCCCAGGTCGTGGAGGCGGGGTTCACGACGGTCCCGGAGAACGCGGGGCTCGGGCTGTACGTCGCGCGGAGCATCGCCGACGACCACGGCTGGACGCTGTCCGTCGGTGACGGAGAGGCCGGCGGCGCTCGGGTCGAACTGACCGGCGTCGAGGTCGTCCTCAACTGA